ACGGACAATACACCGAACGACAGCAAAATAGAGTAGATGTGTTTCTGTAAAATTACATAGCGTCAATAAAAAATAAAGCTGAAGCATTTGTTATAAGAATTTAAAAGTATATAATTTATCTATGAGCATCATGCATTACAGTACAAGGGATACAGAGTGCTCATATGAAGATGCTCCTTACTTTCTCTTAAGCTAAGTTGCGATAGTATTTGGGATGCTTTACCTTATCTGAACGTAAAGTCACTACTGATAATGGCCTGAAATATGCTAATCTATGACGATAGTTTCTGATAGGTTGTTTTTATGCATTGCGATATTTATAAATTCCTTAAACATGATGATATGTATATCTATATTGCCCGTCCTGATTATCCGAATGATACGGATGAAATCAAAGATTGGCTGGGTGTGTTACCCAAAGACTTTCGTGCAGGCTTAGGTCGTAGCAAGTTTGTCATGCATCTGGATTTGGCTACAACGCCTACACTTGCTAGAGTGGACAAAGAAGAGGTGCTAGCAAAGCTAGCGTCGCAAGGGTATTTTGTACAATTACCACCGCAAGAT
The window above is part of the Psychrobacter cryohalolentis K5 genome. Proteins encoded here:
- a CDS encoding YcgL domain-containing protein, producing the protein MHCDIYKFLKHDDMYIYIARPDYPNDTDEIKDWLGVLPKDFRAGLGRSKFVMHLDLATTPTLARVDKEEVLAKLASQGYFVQLPPQDVMRRQAELRARESQDSIYNT